The following nucleotide sequence is from Gymnodinialimonas phycosphaerae.
ATGGCGATCGCCGGAATGCCGAGGAAATAAAGGTGCAAACCCGATCCCGGCCCCAAGAGCCAGACCAGCAGGGCCTGCACACCCACAGCCAGCGCCGCCCCGAAGAGCCATGCGGTCAACTCATCACGTGCCGCGATCATCGGCCAGATCACGAACAGGCAAAACAGCGACACGGCCAGCGCGACGGGCCATAGGCCTGCGGGGTCAACGGTAAGATAGAGCGAGGCATAGGAGAGACCCGACATCGGAATAAACGCCGAAAGGGTTTTGAGTGTACGCCGTTGCCGCCGCTCGGGCCCGCTAAGGCCTTCAGTCCCGTAATCAATGTACCACGTCAGCCAGCTTGGTATTTTCGACCAGCCCGCGTTGACGTGCGTCTGCATCTTGGCCCCTCCCATCGGCGACGGCCTGTCGCTTGTTGGCAGGATATGCACCTTGGGCGACGCGCCAAGCCTTTTCTTTTCAGGCGCGCGACCAGACGGACAGCGGCGGTCGCCTTCGCCGGGATATTCCCTTGTCCCCGGCGGGCAAGCAAAAGCCCGCTGATCCAACGTGGAGTTCCTCTTGCAGTCGTTTTGCGGATGCGCTTTCGAATGGATGCCAAATAAGGAAGGCAGTTGGATCGTAATCCCTTTCCATTTCGGCCTTGAATTCATCTGTTTTCAGAAATGGATGTGGTGCAGGAACGGGGCTGTTGTTTTCAGTGATATCAGTCTCTTGGCTTGAGAACCGGGGTAATGCAGGCGGTCGCGCGGGCTGGATATGGGTGGGCGATAATGCTCTGGCATTGTTTCCTGAGGCGGCATAAACACGGTCGGAACCCGAAAAAGCAGAAGTAAATGATGACCCGAGCAGCCGAAGCGACGTCCAATCAAGCCTCTGACGAAATCGACCTGATGGCCCTTCTGGGAGTGTTATGGCGCGGGAAGCTTTGGATCATGCTCGTCGCTGCGATTTTCGGTGCGTTGGCGATTTTCTATGGCACGCGTGTTGCGGTTCCCATGTATCCGGCGCGCGTCACGCTGGCGATGGATGCGCAGCAGCAGCAAGTCATCGGCGATATCGAAAGCATTTTCGGCGGTGGCGATGTCAGCCCCTTCACGATGAATACCGAATTCGAAATCCTGCGCTCGCGCACCCTGATCGGGCGCTTGGTCGATGAGATGAACCTGACCGAAGACCCCGAGTTCAATCCCTTCCTGGCCGAGCCCGGCCTCCTGACCCGGCTGCGGATGTCCTGGACCGATTGGGAGCCGACGCCCCCGGACCCGGATCGCCTGCGCAACCGGGTCATTGATCGGGTGATTGGCCGTTTGTCGATCAGCAACATCCGCCTTTCCATGGCGTTCAACGTCGAGATCACGACAACGGATCCCACGAAATCCATGGACATGGTCAACACCTTGGCCGAGATCTACATCGACAACCAGATCCGCAGAAAGCTGGATCAGGCGCAGCGTGCCATCCAGTTCCTTTCCGAGCGCACGACCGAGCTGGAGGCCAGTGTGGAAGCGCTGGAGCAGGATCTTGCCCGCCGGATGGAGGAATCCGACGTTATCGATGCGGAACTTTTGCAGGCGCAAAACATTCAGCTGCGCGATCTGCGTTCGCGGGTGGAAGATGCGCAGGTCCGGTTGGCGGAAGACCGGTCGCTTCAGGTGGCGATTGCGGAGGCTGATGATTTCGAAGCGCTGGTAACGCTTCTCGAAGGCACCCGTGACACCCGCTTCATCGGGATCATCCAGCGCTACCGTGCCGGACGCCTCGGAGAAGAGGCGACCCGTGTGGCCTTGGAGGGGATCGCGGATGACCTGGAAAACGACATTCGCCGCACGCAGATCCAACTGGCGTCGCTGCAAGCCTCCGCTGATGAGTTGTCGTCGCAGCTGGCCTTGCAATCGGACGAGTTGATCGCCATCCAGCAGCTGGAGCGCGAGGTCGAGGCATCGCGTCTTCTTTACGAGACCTTCCTGACGCGTCTTCAGGAGGCCAGCATTCAGCAGGGTCTTGAAACTGCCGACAGCAGCGTGCTGTCCGCCGCCGTGCCCCGCGGGCGGTCGAGCCCGCGTATCGTGCGGTTGACGGCGGTTGCCCTGTTCCTTGGCGGCGTGATCGGCGCTGCGATTGCAATGTTCCGCGAGTGGCGTTTTGCCGGTTTCCGCACCACCGATGAAGTACGCAGCATCACCGGAAGCTCTGTCCTTGGTGCGTTGCCCTCCATGGCGGTGCGCGGCCGCAAGGAAGTCTTGAAGTACCTCAAGGACAAGCCGAACTCGGTTTTCGCCGAGTCCGTTCGAAACCTGCGGACATCGATCCTTATGGTGAACCCGGACAAGGAGCCGCAGGTGATCCTTGTGACGTCGTCCATCCCCGGCGAAGGCAAGACGACGATGTCGCTGTCGCTTGCGCGCTATATGGGATCGCTGGAAGGTCGGCGGGTTCTGTTGCTCGAGGCTGATATTCGCCGCCAGACCCTGCGGGCCTATGTCGATGATGAGCGACCCGAGGGCGTGAAGCTGCTCGATGTGTTGTTGGGCAAGGCCCGGCTTGAGAATGCCGACCTTTTCGATGCGGATCTTGGCGTCGAAGTGTTGATGGGGTCGGGGGGCGAATACAATGCGGCGGACCTCTTTGAATCGCGTCGCTTCGGTGATCTGATTACGCGCCTTCGCGATACCTATGACCACATCATCATCGACAGCCCCCCTGTCCTTGCCGTCCCGGACGCCCGCGTTTTGACGCGCTATGCGGATGCGACCATCTTTGCGATCCGCTGGGGCCACACCTCGCGCACGCAAGTTCGGCAGGGTCTTGATATGCTGGATTCCGTCGGACATCCGGCGGATGGAACCGTCTTGACGCAGGTCGATCAGCGCAAGATGAAGAGCTATGGGTACGGCGGCCAATACGGCTATGACGGGTATTCCTCGGGCTACTACGCCAAGGATTGACAGGCACGGGGTAGGGGCCTCTCATCAGCCGCAGAGGTCTTGCAAGAACCGGCAGAAGGCGGGCGGGCCAAGATCCGCTACGGCGGTATGACCCGCCGAGAGAGGATACCGCATGCAACCCTGGATTCATCTGGCCACGGCAAAGACGCCTCAGGGCGGTGACCTGCGCCTGTTGCGGCGTGGCACCGAGTATTCCATTCGCCTGGAGGGCGGGAACGAGTTGATGAATTCGCGCCTCAGTGGCTCGGAAGAGGCCTTGGCGACGTTGTCGTTCGAGCATTTGACCGACCGCGCCGCTCCTCGGGTGTTGATCGGCGGTCTTGGGATGGGCTTTACCTTGCGCGCCGCTCAAGAGGTAGCACCCCCTACCGCGCAGATCACGGTGGCCGAGATTGTGCCCGAACTGGTGTCGTGGGCCCAGGGGCCCATGGCCCCGGTTTTCGGGGAGTGCCTTGCCGATCCCAGGGTCAGCGTCGAAACGCAGGATGTCGCGGTCCTGATCCGGGCGGCGCGCGGGGCTTATGACGCGATCTTGCTGGACGTGGATAATGGGCCCGATG
It contains:
- a CDS encoding GumC family protein, producing the protein MTRAAEATSNQASDEIDLMALLGVLWRGKLWIMLVAAIFGALAIFYGTRVAVPMYPARVTLAMDAQQQQVIGDIESIFGGGDVSPFTMNTEFEILRSRTLIGRLVDEMNLTEDPEFNPFLAEPGLLTRLRMSWTDWEPTPPDPDRLRNRVIDRVIGRLSISNIRLSMAFNVEITTTDPTKSMDMVNTLAEIYIDNQIRRKLDQAQRAIQFLSERTTELEASVEALEQDLARRMEESDVIDAELLQAQNIQLRDLRSRVEDAQVRLAEDRSLQVAIAEADDFEALVTLLEGTRDTRFIGIIQRYRAGRLGEEATRVALEGIADDLENDIRRTQIQLASLQASADELSSQLALQSDELIAIQQLEREVEASRLLYETFLTRLQEASIQQGLETADSSVLSAAVPRGRSSPRIVRLTAVALFLGGVIGAAIAMFREWRFAGFRTTDEVRSITGSSVLGALPSMAVRGRKEVLKYLKDKPNSVFAESVRNLRTSILMVNPDKEPQVILVTSSIPGEGKTTMSLSLARYMGSLEGRRVLLLEADIRRQTLRAYVDDERPEGVKLLDVLLGKARLENADLFDADLGVEVLMGSGGEYNAADLFESRRFGDLITRLRDTYDHIIIDSPPVLAVPDARVLTRYADATIFAIRWGHTSRTQVRQGLDMLDSVGHPADGTVLTQVDQRKMKSYGYGGQYGYDGYSSGYYAKD
- a CDS encoding spermidine synthase codes for the protein MQPWIHLATAKTPQGGDLRLLRRGTEYSIRLEGGNELMNSRLSGSEEALATLSFEHLTDRAAPRVLIGGLGMGFTLRAAQEVAPPTAQITVAEIVPELVSWAQGPMAPVFGECLADPRVSVETQDVAVLIRAARGAYDAILLDVDNGPDGLTRAGNDGLYAVEGLNAARRALANGGILAIWSAHPDTAFTKRLSQCGFDAQVHAVRASRAKRGSRHTIWIARAV